Proteins found in one Abyssibius alkaniclasticus genomic segment:
- a CDS encoding extracellular solute-binding protein — protein MSGPNAQNPVKAKAIARPAPMHRLALPLMALLLAMLALFGTARAQDTTIAHAISKFGDIRYPADFENFDYVNPDAPKGGTFSTWAYGSFDTLNPYSVNGVAASGANIMIERLMTGTQDEPDTVYGLLAETVEYPADHSWAIFTLREGIRFSDGTPVTAADVVFSHNLFVTQGIPDFAAAVKAGIPNVEALDDRRVKFYFAEPSETTDWIQQAAATPVLKASQFEDRELTDTTLEPYIGTGAYMFDDMDTGRWIQYRRNPNYWGADLPINAGQNNFDVIRYQYYSDPTAAFEGFKAGEYLFRSENSSAAWANDYDFPALTNGWVIKTELPDGDIGQAQGFAFNLYRPQFADPRVRQAIGMAFNFEWSNRTLFYGLYKRVDSFWENSVLEAQGDIPDDERAILEPLAADLPPEVFSEPAYSPPVSSDNQADRAVLRAAGRLLDEAGWTVGSDGKRRNADGVVLEAEFLNYSPLFDRIINPYIENLERLGVVATMRRVDTAQFVERSRNRDFDIVIDTFANSLTPGLGTAQTYHSDNATGETRNTTGLANPAIDALVEMLPNAKTRDELNLITRALDRALRAMHIWVPQWYKDVHTVAFWDTFGMPDQALSPYALNPAGTWWWDAEKAAALQAAGAL, from the coding sequence ATGTCTGGTCCGAATGCGCAAAACCCTGTCAAAGCCAAAGCCATTGCCCGACCGGCACCAATGCACCGGCTTGCACTGCCGCTGATGGCGCTGCTGCTGGCAATGTTGGCGCTGTTCGGCACGGCCCGCGCGCAAGACACCACCATCGCCCATGCAATTTCCAAATTTGGCGACATCCGCTATCCGGCCGATTTTGAGAATTTCGACTATGTAAACCCCGATGCCCCCAAGGGCGGCACGTTTTCAACCTGGGCCTATGGATCTTTTGACACGCTCAACCCCTATTCGGTGAACGGTGTTGCCGCCTCGGGCGCGAATATCATGATTGAACGGCTGATGACCGGCACACAGGATGAACCGGACACGGTATATGGCCTGCTGGCGGAAACGGTTGAATACCCGGCCGACCATTCTTGGGCGATTTTCACGCTGCGCGAGGGGATCCGGTTTTCCGATGGCACGCCGGTGACCGCCGCCGATGTGGTCTTCTCGCATAACCTGTTTGTCACGCAGGGCATTCCGGATTTCGCCGCTGCGGTAAAGGCCGGCATTCCGAATGTCGAGGCGCTGGATGACCGGCGCGTGAAATTCTATTTTGCCGAGCCGAGTGAAACGACCGACTGGATTCAGCAAGCCGCTGCGACGCCCGTGCTGAAAGCCTCGCAGTTTGAAGACCGCGAGCTGACCGACACCACGCTGGAGCCCTATATCGGCACCGGCGCCTATATGTTTGACGATATGGATACGGGCCGCTGGATCCAGTATCGCCGTAACCCGAATTATTGGGGGGCGGATCTGCCCATCAATGCCGGGCAGAACAATTTTGATGTGATCCGCTACCAGTATTATTCCGACCCGACAGCGGCCTTCGAGGGCTTCAAGGCGGGGGAATATCTGTTCCGTTCGGAAAACTCCTCGGCCGCCTGGGCCAATGACTATGATTTCCCGGCCCTTACAAATGGCTGGGTGATCAAAACCGAACTGCCCGATGGCGATATCGGCCAGGCGCAGGGCTTTGCCTTCAACCTTTACCGGCCGCAATTCGCCGACCCGCGCGTGCGTCAGGCGATTGGCATGGCCTTCAACTTTGAATGGTCGAACCGCACGCTGTTTTACGGGCTTTACAAAAGGGTCGATTCCTTCTGGGAAAACTCGGTTCTGGAAGCCCAGGGCGACATTCCCGATGACGAACGCGCGATTCTGGAACCGCTGGCCGCCGATCTGCCGCCCGAAGTCTTTAGCGAACCGGCCTATTCGCCGCCTGTTTCCAGCGACAACCAGGCCGACCGCGCGGTGCTGCGCGCCGCCGGCCGCCTGCTGGACGAGGCGGGCTGGACCGTGGGCAGCGATGGCAAGCGGCGCAATGCCGATGGTGTGGTGCTGGAGGCTGAATTCCTCAACTATTCGCCGCTGTTTGACCGGATCATCAACCCCTATATCGAGAATCTCGAACGCCTGGGTGTGGTGGCCACAATGCGCCGTGTCGATACGGCGCAATTCGTGGAGCGCAGCCGCAACCGCGACTTTGACATCGTGATCGACACGTTTGCCAACAGCCTGACACCGGGTCTGGGCACGGCGCAGACCTACCATTCCGACAATGCCACCGGCGAAACCCGCAACACGACAGGCCTGGCCAACCCGGCCATTGATGCGCTGGTTGAAATGCTGCCCAATGCGAAAACCCGCGACGAGTTGAACCTGATCACCCGCGCGCTGGACCGGGCCTTGCGCGCCATGCATATCTGGGTGCCGCAATGGTATAAGGATGTGCATACCGTCGCCTTCTGGGATACGTTCGGTATGCCCGACCAGGCGCTTTCGCCTTACGCGCTCAACCCGGCCGGCACATGGTGGTGGGATGCTGAAAAGGCCGCCGCATTGCAGGCAGCCGGCGCGCTTTAA
- a CDS encoding c-type cytochrome translates to MDTMRVTKIVGGVCGSLLVLLLVKWGGDIIFVGAEGEDHAEQAYSIAVPDSSAPVAAVVEVPFAEIYASADAALGERVFAKCATCHKVDPGNNAVGPTLFGIVGRAPGSEPGFSNYSDAMLAVTEPWTPEHLNTFLTRPSDAVPGTAMRFSGLPKPEDRANLIAYLATLQ, encoded by the coding sequence ATGGACACAATGAGAGTTACCAAGATCGTCGGTGGGGTCTGCGGATCGCTGCTGGTTCTGCTGTTGGTCAAATGGGGCGGCGATATTATTTTTGTGGGTGCCGAGGGCGAAGACCATGCAGAGCAGGCCTATTCCATTGCCGTGCCCGACAGCAGCGCGCCGGTTGCCGCGGTCGTGGAAGTGCCCTTTGCCGAAATTTATGCCAGCGCCGATGCGGCCCTGGGTGAGCGTGTCTTTGCGAAATGCGCCACCTGCCACAAGGTCGACCCGGGGAACAATGCCGTTGGCCCCACTTTGTTTGGCATCGTTGGGCGCGCGCCGGGCTCTGAACCGGGCTTTAGCAACTATTCCGATGCGATGCTGGCCGTAACCGAACCCTGGACGCCGGAACATCTGAACACATTCCTGACCCGCCCGTCCGATGCGGTTCCCGGCACGGCGATGCGCTTTAGCGGGCTGCCCAAGCCGGAAGACCGGGCCAACCTGATCGCCTATCTTGCAACCTTGCAGTAA
- a CDS encoding prephenate dehydratase — translation MKISFQGELGAYSHQACVESYPNAEVIACNSFEGAIAAVKEGRADLAMLPVENSTYGRVADIHHLLPESGLHIIGEHFVRVHINLLGVPGAKLADVRQAQSHVVLLGQVRSFLAEHAIRPLIGADTAGSAKHVADANDPALAALASPLAGEIYGLVPLAEHIEDQSNNTTRFLVTAPEPQKASPGDDNMTTIVFQVRNIPAALYKAMGGFATNGVNMVKLESYMLNGSFTATQFYADIEGHPDDAPVARALEELRYFTNSLSILGTYKAHSLRKLVQI, via the coding sequence ATGAAAATCTCTTTTCAAGGCGAATTGGGGGCATATTCGCACCAGGCTTGCGTTGAATCCTACCCGAATGCCGAGGTGATTGCCTGCAATTCATTCGAGGGCGCCATTGCCGCCGTCAAGGAAGGCCGCGCCGATCTGGCCATGCTGCCGGTTGAAAATTCGACCTATGGGCGCGTCGCCGATATCCACCATTTGCTGCCCGAAAGCGGCTTGCACATTATTGGCGAGCATTTCGTGCGCGTGCATATCAACCTGCTTGGCGTGCCGGGGGCAAAACTGGCCGATGTGCGCCAGGCCCAAAGCCATGTGGTGCTGCTTGGTCAGGTGCGCAGCTTTCTGGCCGAACACGCCATCCGCCCGCTTATCGGCGCCGATACCGCCGGTTCGGCCAAGCATGTGGCCGATGCGAATGACCCGGCACTTGCCGCACTTGCCTCGCCGCTGGCCGGCGAGATTTACGGGCTTGTGCCGCTGGCCGAACATATCGAGGACCAGTCCAACAACACCACGCGCTTTCTGGTCACGGCACCCGAGCCGCAAAAAGCCTCGCCCGGCGATGACAATATGACAACGATCGTCTTTCAGGTGCGCAACATTCCGGCCGCCCTGTATAAGGCGATGGGCGGGTTTGCCACCAATGGTGTGAATATGGTGAAGCTTGAAAGCTACATGCTGAACGGCAGTTTCACCGCCACGCAGTTCTATGCCGATATCGAGGGCCACCCCGATGATGCGCCGGTTGCCCGCGCGCTGGAAGAGCTGCGCTATTTCACCAATTCACTTTCGATTCTCGGCACTTACAAGGCGCATTCATTGCGCAAGCTGGTGCAAATCTAG
- a CDS encoding class I SAM-dependent methyltransferase codes for MSSATFWNRAAPRYAAMKISDPEIYARKLAETQALLRPDMHMVEFGCGTGGTAIAHAPHVAHVQAVDLSQAMLDLAADKVAQAGVKNVTLECAAIETANVAPESADIVLAMSLLHLLPDHNAALARIFTMLRPGGYFVSSTACISKWNLPIRTAIPLMRLFGKAPLVRYFSPESLLNDMRRAGFEDHSHWQPGRGKAMFAIMRKPAR; via the coding sequence ATGAGCAGCGCAACGTTCTGGAACAGGGCCGCCCCGCGCTATGCCGCCATGAAAATCTCTGACCCCGAGATCTATGCGCGCAAGCTGGCAGAAACGCAGGCGCTTCTGCGCCCCGACATGCATATGGTTGAATTTGGCTGCGGCACCGGCGGCACGGCCATTGCCCATGCCCCGCATGTGGCGCATGTGCAGGCGGTGGACCTGTCCCAGGCCATGCTTGACCTTGCCGCCGACAAGGTTGCGCAGGCGGGGGTGAAGAACGTCACGCTGGAATGCGCGGCCATCGAAACCGCCAATGTGGCCCCGGAAAGCGCCGATATCGTGCTGGCGATGAGCCTGTTGCACCTGTTGCCCGATCATAACGCGGCCCTGGCGCGCATTTTCACCATGCTCAGGCCCGGCGGCTATTTCGTGTCATCCACCGCCTGTATCAGCAAATGGAACCTGCCGATTCGCACGGCGATTCCGCTGATGCGCCTGTTCGGCAAAGCGCCGCTTGTGCGCTATTTCTCGCCCGAATCCCTGCTGAATGACATGCGGCGCGCCGGGTTTGAAGACCATAGCCACTGGCAGCCGGGGCGCGGCAAGGCGATGTTCGCGATCATGCGCAAACCAGCACGCTAG
- a CDS encoding phosphotransferase: protein MSEQARIAALLASGALPGGLVLERGLTARRGQSVFAARFDGAAAIIKSYAGESASTRAANAAKALSAAAERMTDPAFSVPSLLWAAPEHGLVVMARQSGTPMSALFAAEPALPERNRLLGLAAEWLLAFCEGQDTAPHFYPMGWIDRAVKGHDLAALPAEAARLHGALRAQMAHVRGLAFQRGGLHGDFVPDNLLVQGETVCGIDIQGSFTLPLLREVATFLVWLTFKTPQGALVCGIGQQDEATLCAALDAGPEARPILHFFIGEQLLRRRLDVGASPCPTVLAIMIDNYLAAFATP, encoded by the coding sequence GTGTCTGAACAGGCGCGCATTGCGGCGCTCTTGGCCAGTGGCGCCCTGCCCGGCGGGCTTGTGCTGGAACGCGGGCTGACCGCGCGGCGCGGGCAATCGGTGTTTGCTGCACGGTTTGACGGCGCTGCGGCAATCATCAAATCCTATGCGGGTGAAAGTGCCAGCACACGCGCTGCAAATGCCGCCAAGGCATTGAGCGCGGCGGCTGAACGCATGACCGACCCCGCATTTTCCGTGCCAAGCCTGCTTTGGGCCGCGCCTGAACACGGGCTTGTGGTGATGGCACGGCAAAGCGGCACCCCGATGAGCGCGCTTTTCGCCGCGGAACCCGCCCTGCCCGAGCGCAACCGCCTGCTGGGTTTGGCCGCAGAATGGTTGCTGGCCTTTTGCGAAGGGCAGGATACGGCCCCGCATTTCTATCCGATGGGCTGGATCGACCGCGCGGTAAAAGGGCATGATCTTGCCGCCCTGCCCGCCGAGGCCGCGCGTTTGCACGGCGCGCTGCGCGCCCAGATGGCGCATGTGCGCGGCCTTGCCTTTCAGCGCGGCGGCTTGCATGGCGATTTTGTGCCAGACAATCTGCTTGTGCAGGGCGAAACGGTGTGCGGCATAGACATTCAGGGCAGTTTTACCCTGCCCTTGCTGCGCGAAGTGGCAACATTTCTTGTCTGGCTGACCTTCAAAACACCACAAGGCGCGCTTGTCTGCGGCATTGGCCAGCAGGATGAGGCAACCCTGTGCGCCGCGCTGGATGCAGGCCCCGAAGCGCGGCCGATTCTGCACTTCTTCATTGGCGAACAATTGCTGCGCCGCCGTCTGGATGTGGGGGCCAGCCCCTGCCCCACGGTGCTGGCCATCATGATCGACAACTATCTGGCCGCCTTTGCCACGCCCTAG
- a CDS encoding NAD(P)H-dependent oxidoreductase subunit E, whose protein sequence is MALDERKGVWKKAPGKGRHTPKGRQLDDAAHENIRALLGERPRQRDMLIEYLHLVQDEYGHISAAHLRALAEEMRLAQAEVYEVATFYAHFDVVKEGQTPPPALTIRVCDSLSCELAGAQALKAALESGLDASAVRVLRAPCMGRCDTAPVLEIGHNHIDHATPEKVAAAIAADDTHAHIPPYQPFADYADQGGYAVLRDLRASGNVDEIQQTLLDAGLRGLGGAGFPSGRKWSFVRGAAAPRYMAVNGDEGEPGTFKDRFYLERQPHVFLEGMLIAAWAVDAAKVFIYMRDEYPAVLEILRREIAALEVAGIVKPGYIDLRRGAGAYICGEESAMIESIEGKRGLPRHRPPYVAQVGIFNRPTLVHNVETLHWVARICREGAQVLNATEKNGRKGLRSYSVSGRVQKPGVHLLPAGSTITDIIAAAGGMLAGHRFKAYQPGGPSSGLLPASMADIPLDFDTLQPHGSFIGSAAVVVLSDQDSAKAAALNMLRFFEDESCGQCTPCRVGCEKAVKLMQADTWDQPLLEELCTAMADASICGLGQAAPNPIRLTMQHFPDEI, encoded by the coding sequence ATGGCATTGGACGAACGTAAAGGCGTGTGGAAAAAGGCGCCAGGCAAGGGGCGGCACACCCCCAAGGGCCGCCAGCTCGATGATGCGGCGCATGAAAATATCCGCGCCCTGCTGGGCGAACGCCCGCGCCAGCGCGATATGCTGATCGAGTATCTGCACCTCGTTCAAGATGAATATGGGCATATTTCCGCCGCCCATCTGCGCGCCTTGGCCGAGGAAATGCGCCTTGCGCAGGCCGAGGTTTACGAAGTGGCCACGTTTTATGCGCATTTCGATGTGGTGAAAGAGGGGCAAACGCCGCCCCCCGCGCTGACCATCCGCGTATGCGATTCGCTGTCATGCGAACTTGCGGGCGCGCAGGCGCTAAAAGCCGCGCTGGAATCCGGGCTTGATGCCAGCGCCGTGCGCGTGCTGCGTGCGCCCTGCATGGGGCGCTGCGATACGGCGCCTGTGCTGGAAATCGGCCATAACCATATCGACCATGCCACGCCCGAAAAGGTGGCTGCGGCGATTGCGGCGGATGATACCCACGCCCATATTCCGCCCTATCAGCCCTTTGCCGATTATGCCGATCAGGGCGGCTATGCCGTGCTGCGCGATTTGCGCGCCAGCGGCAATGTCGATGAAATCCAGCAAACCCTGCTTGATGCCGGCTTACGCGGCCTTGGCGGTGCGGGCTTTCCTTCGGGCAGGAAATGGAGCTTTGTGCGCGGTGCCGCCGCCCCGCGCTATATGGCCGTAAATGGCGATGAGGGCGAGCCGGGCACCTTCAAGGATCGCTTTTACCTCGAACGCCAACCGCATGTTTTTCTTGAAGGAATGCTGATAGCCGCCTGGGCGGTCGACGCGGCGAAGGTCTTCATCTATATGCGCGATGAATACCCCGCCGTGCTGGAAATTCTGCGCCGCGAGATTGCCGCTTTGGAAGTGGCGGGCATTGTCAAACCCGGCTATATCGACCTTCGGCGCGGGGCTGGCGCCTATATCTGCGGCGAAGAATCCGCGATGATCGAAAGCATTGAAGGCAAGCGCGGACTGCCGCGCCACCGCCCGCCCTATGTGGCACAGGTCGGCATTTTCAACCGGCCCACACTGGTGCATAACGTCGAAACCCTGCACTGGGTGGCGCGGATCTGCCGTGAAGGTGCGCAGGTGCTGAACGCCACCGAAAAGAATGGCCGCAAGGGTTTGCGCAGCTATTCGGTTTCAGGCCGGGTGCAAAAGCCCGGTGTGCATCTTCTGCCCGCGGGCTCGACCATCACCGATATCATTGCGGCCGCGGGTGGAATGCTGGCGGGCCATCGCTTCAAGGCCTATCAGCCCGGCGGGCCATCTTCGGGCCTTTTGCCGGCAAGCATGGCCGACATCCCGCTCGATTTTGACACGCTGCAACCGCATGGCAGCTTCATCGGCTCGGCGGCGGTGGTTGTGCTGTCGGATCAGGACTCTGCCAAGGCCGCCGCGCTGAACATGCTGCGGTTTTTTGAAGATGAGAGCTGCGGGCAATGCACCCCCTGCCGCGTGGGTTGCGAAAAGGCCGTGAAGCTGATGCAGGCCGATACATGGGACCAGCCCTTGCTGGAAGAGCTTTGCACCGCAATGGCCGATGCCAGCATTTGCGGCCTTGGCCAGGCCGCGCCCAACCCCATTCGCCTGACCATGCAGCATTTCCCTGACGAGATTTAG
- a CDS encoding lysoplasmalogenase: protein MDETLLLIAPASLGMVLAAVYLLAFAGQPPGLARSLTKTGSVALLSLGVALAGAPWPLVLGLAASALGDYALSRPGPRAFLAGMLAFALAHLAYILAILGYAWGFGALWQYGALAALVLLLISMLRQLWPRAGALRLPVAAYALIIGAMGAVAIGGAVSLAGMVVLLGAALFIISDAVLAAETFLLTPEASRAAGMPRIVWVLYYSAQLLLAVGLGNLV, encoded by the coding sequence ATGGATGAAACCCTGCTGCTGATCGCCCCCGCCAGCCTTGGCATGGTGCTGGCGGCCGTTTATCTGCTTGCTTTTGCGGGCCAGCCGCCGGGCTTGGCGCGCAGCCTGACCAAAACCGGCAGCGTGGCGCTGCTGTCGCTGGGCGTGGCGCTGGCGGGGGCGCCCTGGCCGCTGGTGCTTGGCCTCGCCGCCTCGGCCCTTGGCGACTACGCGCTGTCGCGCCCCGGCCCGCGCGCCTTTCTGGCAGGCATGTTGGCCTTTGCGCTGGCGCATCTGGCCTATATCCTTGCCATTCTCGGCTATGCGTGGGGCTTTGGCGCGCTTTGGCAATATGGCGCGCTCGCCGCCCTCGTCCTGCTGCTCATCAGCATGTTGCGCCAACTCTGGCCACGCGCGGGCGCGCTGCGCCTTCCCGTTGCCGCCTATGCGCTGATAATCGGCGCGATGGGCGCCGTGGCGATTGGCGGCGCCGTCAGCCTGGCGGGCATGGTGGTGCTGCTGGGCGCGGCCCTGTTCATCATCTCCGATGCGGTTCTGGCGGCGGAAACCTTCCTGCTCACCCCCGAAGCGTCGCGCGCGGCGGGAATGCCGCGCATTGTCTGGGTGCTGTATTACTCGGCCCAATTGTTGCTGGCGGTGGGTTTGGGCAACCTCGTTTAG
- the ftsY gene encoding signal recognition particle-docking protein FtsY, with protein sequence MSFFNTLKTRLFKSSSRLDEGLEAIIADAPAETLPQEAEAAAPLPTPMAQKPGFLARALGRDASARVLDDAMLESLEELLIQSDMGVETALKVAAALAEGRFGKKLGAAEIKSLLAAEVAKILAPVARPMPLYAKRPQVVLVVGVNGSGKTTTIGKLASQFKAAGKSVVIAAGDTFRAAAVEQLQVWGDRAGVPVMTAPEGSDPASLAYEAFQRARNDGADLLMIDTAGRLQNRADLMEELAKILRVLRKIDPDAPHNTLLVLDATTGQNALSQVKEFTRIADVSGLVMTKLDGTAKGGVLVALADQVGLPIHAIGVGESIDDLAPFDAADFARALTGAES encoded by the coding sequence ATGTCATTTTTCAACACGCTCAAAACCCGCCTGTTCAAATCCTCCTCCAGGCTTGACGAGGGGTTGGAGGCGATTATTGCCGACGCCCCCGCCGAAACCCTGCCCCAGGAGGCCGAAGCCGCAGCCCCCCTGCCCACGCCTATGGCGCAAAAACCCGGCTTTCTGGCCCGTGCCCTGGGGCGCGATGCATCGGCGCGCGTGCTGGATGATGCGATGCTCGAAAGCCTTGAGGAATTGCTCATCCAGTCCGATATGGGCGTTGAAACCGCGCTGAAGGTCGCCGCCGCCCTGGCCGAAGGGCGCTTTGGCAAAAAACTTGGCGCGGCCGAAATCAAATCGCTGCTCGCCGCCGAGGTTGCCAAAATCCTTGCGCCGGTGGCGCGCCCCATGCCGCTCTATGCCAAACGCCCGCAGGTGGTGCTGGTGGTCGGCGTCAATGGCTCTGGCAAGACCACGACCATCGGCAAGCTCGCCAGCCAGTTCAAGGCCGCCGGAAAATCGGTTGTCATCGCGGCGGGCGATACCTTCCGCGCCGCCGCCGTTGAGCAATTGCAGGTCTGGGGTGATCGCGCCGGCGTGCCGGTCATGACCGCCCCCGAAGGCTCCGACCCGGCCAGCCTTGCCTATGAGGCCTTCCAGCGCGCCCGAAATGACGGCGCCGATCTGTTGATGATCGACACGGCAGGGCGGTTGCAGAACCGCGCCGATCTTATGGAAGAGCTGGCCAAGATCTTGCGTGTGCTGCGCAAGATAGACCCCGACGCGCCGCATAACACCCTGCTGGTGCTGGATGCGACCACCGGGCAGAACGCGCTGAGCCAGGTAAAGGAATTCACCCGCATCGCCGATGTTTCCGGCCTTGTCATGACCAAGCTCGACGGCACCGCCAAGGGCGGCGTTCTTGTCGCGCTGGCCGATCAGGTTGGCCTGCCCATTCACGCCATCGGGGTTGGTGAAAGCATCGATGATCTTGCGCCGTTTGATGCCGCCGATTTCGCGCGCGCATTGACAGGGGCCGAGTCCTGA
- a CDS encoding EamA family transporter — translation MTEWLLSIEGTETGRLLAMGLALLAAFSHAVFGALQKGRFDPWLTRGAIDANYALMAAPFALFVVPWPEPHMWPIFAGMMVIHIGYKLLQAMAYERGAYTVVYPVVRGTGPLITVIAAGIVFGEHFSALQWLGVLALSGGIFGLAAFNLTRVNIDPARLRAAIALAFATGIFVAIYTTYDAYGIRATANPFTFLAWFFFLDGLIFPLLALRRFRAMSNRPNLGALLKRGFIGGLIAYISFGSVMMATRLDKVGEAAVLRETSTVIAALIGWLVLKETVGWTRGLLMAGIALGAIIVEFGG, via the coding sequence ATGACAGAGTGGCTTCTTTCCATCGAGGGCACCGAAACCGGCCGCCTTCTGGCGATGGGCCTTGCTTTGCTGGCGGCGTTTTCACATGCGGTGTTTGGCGCGCTGCAAAAGGGCCGGTTCGACCCGTGGCTCACCCGTGGCGCGATAGATGCGAATTACGCGCTTATGGCCGCACCTTTCGCGCTGTTCGTCGTGCCCTGGCCCGAGCCGCATATGTGGCCGATCTTTGCCGGCATGATGGTCATTCATATCGGCTACAAGCTCTTGCAGGCAATGGCCTACGAGCGCGGCGCCTATACCGTGGTTTACCCCGTTGTGCGCGGCACCGGCCCGCTGATCACCGTTATTGCGGCAGGCATCGTGTTTGGCGAGCATTTCAGCGCCTTGCAATGGCTGGGCGTGCTGGCGCTGTCGGGCGGCATTTTCGGGCTGGCGGCCTTCAACCTGACGCGCGTGAATATCGACCCGGCCCGGCTGCGCGCCGCCATTGCGCTGGCCTTTGCCACGGGCATTTTCGTGGCCATCTACACCACTTACGATGCCTACGGCATCCGCGCCACGGCCAATCCGTTCACCTTTCTGGCCTGGTTCTTTTTTCTCGACGGGCTGATCTTTCCGCTGCTAGCCCTGCGCCGCTTTCGTGCCATGAGCAACCGGCCGAATCTCGGCGCTTTGCTCAAACGGGGTTTCATTGGCGGGCTGATCGCCTATATCTCATTCGGCTCGGTCATGATGGCAACACGGCTTGACAAGGTGGGCGAGGCGGCAGTCTTGCGCGAAACATCCACCGTCATTGCCGCGCTGATCGGCTGGCTGGTATTGAAAGAAACCGTGGGCTGGACGCGCGGATTACTCATGGCAGGCATCGCGCTGGGCGCGATCATTGTGGAATTTGGAGGCTGA
- a CDS encoding septation protein A, translated as MERKPQDPKQLGGWRKMAVELGPVLVFFLAYRFAPTEAGLGDEARQLAQIIFATAVFVPVTLASLVYSWVVARHLPKMAVITAVIVVIFGGLTLWLQDATFIKMKPTILYLAFGGILGFGLLRGQSYLEYLMGDNLPLQPEGWMIFTKRFALFFLALAVANEVIWRSFDTDIWVNFKTFGLPLASFVFIMTQMSLFTKYAVEEGDKPTE; from the coding sequence ATGGAGCGTAAACCGCAAGACCCGAAACAACTGGGCGGGTGGCGCAAAATGGCGGTCGAACTCGGCCCGGTGCTGGTGTTCTTCCTTGCCTACCGCTTTGCCCCAACCGAAGCGGGCCTTGGCGACGAGGCCCGCCAGCTTGCGCAAATCATCTTTGCCACGGCGGTGTTTGTGCCGGTCACGCTGGCCAGCCTTGTCTATAGCTGGGTCGTGGCGCGCCATCTGCCCAAAATGGCGGTCATCACGGCGGTCATCGTGGTCATTTTCGGCGGGCTCACGCTGTGGCTGCAAGATGCGACCTTCATCAAGATGAAGCCAACCATCCTCTATCTGGCCTTTGGTGGAATCCTTGGCTTTGGCCTGCTGCGCGGCCAAAGCTATCTGGAATATCTGATGGGCGACAATCTGCCGCTTCAGCCCGAGGGCTGGATGATCTTCACCAAACGCTTCGCGCTGTTCTTTCTGGCGCTGGCCGTGGCGAACGAGGTGATCTGGCGCAGCTTTGACACCGATATCTGGGTCAATTTCAAAACCTTCGGCCTGCCGCTGGCCAGCTTTGTGTTCATCATGACCCAGATGAGCCTGTTCACCAAATATGCCGTGGAAGAGGGCGACAAGCCGACCGAATAG
- a CDS encoding DsbE family thiol:disulfide interchange protein, with protein MAKISPLVLIPPLAFAALGALFFFGLNRDDPSQLPSAYIGQAVPEMTLEQLGANTMLTRQALTAPGVKLVNFWASWCGPCRVEHPRLVELAAAGIPVYGINYKDQPEQGLAFLAELGNPYEAVGADSSGRTGIDWGIYGVPETFVIDSQGRVVARHAGPLTRDIVNRIIMPAIEAAE; from the coding sequence ATGGCTAAGATTTCACCACTTGTCCTGATTCCGCCGCTGGCTTTCGCAGCCCTTGGCGCCCTGTTCTTTTTCGGGCTGAACCGCGACGACCCCAGCCAGTTGCCAAGCGCCTATATTGGCCAGGCGGTGCCGGAAATGACGCTGGAGCAGCTTGGCGCAAACACCATGCTGACCCGGCAAGCCCTTACAGCGCCGGGCGTCAAGCTGGTGAATTTCTGGGCAAGCTGGTGCGGGCCGTGCCGGGTGGAACATCCAAGGCTGGTGGAACTCGCCGCAGCGGGCATTCCCGTTTACGGGATCAACTACAAAGACCAGCCCGAACAGGGGCTTGCCTTTCTGGCAGAGCTTGGCAACCCCTATGAGGCTGTCGGGGCCGATTCATCGGGGCGCACGGGGATAGACTGGGGCATTTACGGCGTGCCGGAAACCTTTGTGATCGACAGCCAGGGCCGCGTTGTCGCCCGCCATGCCGGCCCGCTGACACGCGATATCGTGAACCGCATCATCATGCCGGCGATTGAAGCCGCCGAATAG
- the ccmD gene encoding heme exporter protein CcmD: MFPDLGKYADTVLFSYAAALLILAVLVLAYTRRNARIRRALVAAETRREAA, translated from the coding sequence ATGTTTCCAGATCTGGGAAAATACGCCGATACGGTGCTGTTCTCATATGCGGCCGCCCTGTTGATTCTGGCCGTGCTGGTGCTGGCCTATACACGCCGCAATGCGCGCATCCGCCGCGCGCTTGTGGCCGCTGAAACACGGCGGGAGGCTGCTTGA